Part of the Actinomycetota bacterium genome, GCCCGCTCGACGACCACGAGTGGACCGTGATGCGCCGCCACCCCGAGATCGGCGCGCAGATCATCGAAGCCGCACCGTTCCTGCAGGGTGCGCGCGACATCGTCTTGCATCACCACGAGCGGTGGGACGGTGGCGGTTACCCCCGCGGGCTGGGCGGACAGGCCATCCCGTTCGGGGCGCGGCTGTTCTCGCTGGTGGACGCCTTCGATGCGATGACCTCCGACCGTCCCTACCGCAGCGCCATGTCGATCGACCAGGCTCTGGAGGAGCTGCGCCGCAACAGCGGCACCCAGTTCGATCCGGAGATGATCGAGGGGATGTTGCAGCTGCCCACGACCAGCCTGGAAGAGGTTCCCCTCCAGGTGGCCTCACGTCGCCACGCGACGCGACGGCTCGCCGCTGGAGGCCTGCTGCTGCCGATCACCGCCGACGTCTACGACGCGCTCGACGAGGCCGCGCCCGTCCACGTCATCGCCCGCTGAGACCAACGCTCGAGTCCTCCACTGCAAACTGCGCCGTCGTCACCCGGGTGACCGCGGCCCACCGCCGGTCGGCCGCCTCCGGGTCATGCGCCCCGGAGGCAGCAGCCGCAGCAGAACGCGCCGTACGACCAGCGCGGCGGGTACGGCCCCGTAGTGTCGCGAGTCGGTCGAGCGGCCACGGTGGTCGCCCGCCACGGCGACGTGACCGGGTGGCACGGGCGCCGGGCCTCCCGGCAGGTCCGCCACGTCACCCGCCAGCGCCACGATCCGCTTGACGGTCAGGCGCTCACGTGCCCGGGGGTCGCGCACGACGACGACGTCGCCGACCGCGAGCCGGTCGGAGGCCGGGACGGTCAACACCAGCTGACCCGCCCTCAGCGTGGGTTCCATGCTCGCCCCGCTCACGCGCCGGGCCGCCTCGCTCACCCACCGCAGCGCCGCCCACGAGACGGCCAGTGCGACGACCACGCGTCGTACGGTCGTCCACCCGTCATCCGGCTGGCCCATCACCGGCTCCGTTAGGGTCGGCCTGTGCCCCACTATCCCGACGGCCCGCTCCTGTTGCGAAAGGACCACCACATGTGGACGTTCCTGGGGAAGCTCCACCCGCTCCGCCCGGTGCGCATCGTCCACGCGCACTGCGACATCCCCTGTGGGATCTACGATCCCGAGCAGGCCAGGATCGAGGCCGAGTCCTGCCTGAACATCATCCAGAAGTACCACGACTCTGACGACGAACTGTTCCGCGACCGCTGCAACTTCATCAAGGAGGAACGGGCCGAGCTGGCCAAGAACCACATCAGCGTGCTGTGGACCGACTGGTACAAGCCCGAGAAGATGGGCGCGGAGATGCATCAGACCTTCAAGGAGGCCGTCGTGTGCTGCTCCAGCGTCAAGCGCAGCAACGACGAAGGCAACGCCCGCCAGCTCCTCGACCTGATCAACCAGATCGACGAGTTCTGGAAGAAGAACAACGGCCCGGCGGAGACCCGCCTCGCTGGCCGTCCCGGCTGAGGCAACACACCGTCGCGGACGTCGAGGCCCCGCTGCGGCGGGGCCTCCACGATCAGGCGGGCTGGGTGCCCTGTCCAGGTCGCTCCCCGTCCAAGGCCCGCTCTGCCTCGTCCCAGGTCTCCACGTCGACCGGGGGTGGCATCGCGGTCAGCCATCGCCGGGCCCCAACCGCCAGGACGAGCGACGCCAGCCCCGTCCCCAGGAGCACCGGCTCGGCGCGGGACGCGTCGGGCAACGAGACCGCCGTGACGATGGCGCCACCGAGGAAACCCAGGTTGTAGAGCACGTCGTAGGCGGCGAACACCCGTCCTCGGAAACGGTCGGGGAGGGCGCTCTGCACCAACGTGTCGCCGGGGATCTTGGCCATAGAGAACGCGACACCCAGCGCCAGGTTCACCGTGTACAGCGCCCACTCGCGTAAGCCGGGGGTGAACACCAGCAGCGCCACCCCTCCCAGGACCAGCGACAGGTTCAGCGACGTCTCGGGCGCCAAACCACGTCGGTCGGCGCTGGCCACGAGGGCCGCACCCGCGCCGGCACCGACCCCGAACAGCGCCAGGACGACGGCGATCTGTGCCGGCCCTGCGCCGAGCAGGTTGCGGAAGACCAGTAGCGCCGCGATGGTCGCGATCGCGGTGAGGAACCGCAACGCCGCGAGCGTCACGATCGGCGCCCAGGCGCGCCGTGTCCCGGCGATCCGACGGATCCCATCGGCCAGCTCCTCCCACGCGCGTCGGATCTCGTGGTGCAGTGGGGGGAGCTCCCGATCGAGGTCGGGACCGAGGAGGCGAACCGGGAGA contains:
- a CDS encoding S26 family signal peptidase; the encoded protein is MVVALAVSWAALRWVSEAARRVSGASMEPTLRAGQLVLTVPASDRLAVGDVVVVRDPRARERLTVKRIVALAGDVADLPGGPAPVPPGHVAVAGDHRGRSTDSRHYGAVPAALVVRRVLLRLLPPGRMTRRRPTGGGPRSPG
- the sodN gene encoding superoxide dismutase, Ni, whose amino-acid sequence is MWTFLGKLHPLRPVRIVHAHCDIPCGIYDPEQARIEAESCLNIIQKYHDSDDELFRDRCNFIKEERAELAKNHISVLWTDWYKPEKMGAEMHQTFKEAVVCCSSVKRSNDEGNARQLLDLINQIDEFWKKNNGPAETRLAGRPG
- a CDS encoding MFS transporter, yielding MTAPASSPAEHRVRDLFRLGGFVRLLAVRWPSQAGDGMFQLGAASLLLFTLSPTEATSGAEVAVILAVTTLPFSVVGPFAGVVIDRWRRQRILIWANIVRVAVVVVALPLVRLDAVGQSAFLAAVVLVLSINRFFLATVGAVLPKVVPGEALTAANAVAAIGGAIVALAGAAGGGVIAAVVGEDSGGPQAAVVVAGGLFLLSVMAAATLPVRLLGPDLDRELPPLHHEIRRAWEELADGIRRIAGTRRAWAPIVTLAALRFLTAIATIAALLVFRNLLGAGPAQIAVVLALFGVGAGAGAALVASADRRGLAPETSLNLSLVLGGVALLVFTPGLREWALYTVNLALGVAFSMAKIPGDTLVQSALPDRFRGRVFAAYDVLYNLGFLGGAIVTAVSLPDASRAEPVLLGTGLASLVLAVGARRWLTAMPPPVDVETWDEAERALDGERPGQGTQPA